In Paenibacillus sp. 1781tsa1, one DNA window encodes the following:
- a CDS encoding PLP-dependent aminotransferase family protein encodes MHIELKRGSSTKLYVQIALTIADRIRSGLIEPGTRLPSVRKMTADLGVSLVTVSKAYAELEAIQLITCSQGKGCYVRGTLNEDPMEDLDRAKRNHANSESSTSWNWQMALVDYLPRAQLWRHFDTSPQVRYELHMSAIQPELLPTREIIDSAYRLSSDHAERMAAYGSFQGDRELRQVFAEHFAERGLQVVPERMLITSGAQQGIDLVARTFVGPGDVVYMEAPSYTGAIDVFTSRGAKIITVPMDDEGMRIDLLTRLCDTYPPKLIYTIPTYHNPTGITMSARRRAQLLNLAQSYHCLILEDDPFADLYFRDPPPASIKSMDGTGHVVYIKSFSKVLSPGCRIACAIADGSVLTRLVAAKSTADLGSPLLTQKALQSFIQNQYGAYVSRLRDELYSRLCAASEVLEEHAPMGMQWRLPEGGLNLWLQLPSNLDMRELHHQSLSAGVSFLPGSACYVGEMDTPSLRICFTVTNVELLCEGLRVLCGVIDSVSPGQGGTVADRLPLI; translated from the coding sequence ATGCATATCGAATTAAAAAGGGGAAGCAGTACAAAATTGTACGTCCAGATTGCGCTAACGATTGCCGATCGCATCAGATCAGGACTCATTGAACCAGGAACCCGACTTCCTTCTGTTCGTAAAATGACCGCGGATTTGGGTGTTAGCCTGGTCACTGTATCCAAAGCGTATGCTGAACTTGAAGCGATTCAATTGATCACCTGCTCCCAGGGGAAAGGTTGTTATGTAAGAGGTACATTAAACGAAGATCCGATGGAGGATCTTGACCGAGCCAAGCGTAACCATGCCAACAGTGAATCCAGTACATCATGGAATTGGCAGATGGCACTCGTGGATTATTTACCGCGAGCGCAGCTCTGGAGACATTTTGATACGTCCCCTCAAGTGCGGTATGAACTTCATATGTCAGCGATTCAGCCTGAACTGCTACCTACACGCGAGATTATCGACAGTGCCTACCGGCTTTCCTCTGATCATGCTGAGCGTATGGCGGCGTATGGATCTTTTCAGGGAGATCGGGAGTTAAGACAGGTTTTCGCCGAACATTTTGCCGAGCGTGGACTACAGGTGGTACCTGAACGCATGCTAATTACAAGTGGTGCTCAGCAGGGAATTGATCTTGTGGCACGGACTTTTGTTGGACCTGGGGATGTTGTATACATGGAGGCACCAAGCTATACCGGCGCCATTGATGTATTTACGAGTAGAGGCGCGAAGATCATTACAGTTCCGATGGATGATGAAGGCATGCGTATCGATCTGTTGACCCGGTTATGTGATACCTATCCGCCCAAGCTGATCTATACGATCCCGACCTATCACAATCCAACAGGTATTACGATGAGTGCAAGAAGGCGAGCACAACTTCTGAATCTTGCGCAAAGCTACCACTGCCTCATTTTGGAGGATGACCCGTTTGCAGATCTTTATTTTCGGGACCCTCCGCCAGCTTCCATTAAATCGATGGATGGGACAGGTCATGTCGTATATATCAAAAGCTTCAGCAAGGTGCTCTCTCCAGGTTGCCGTATAGCCTGTGCCATCGCAGACGGAAGTGTATTGACCCGACTTGTGGCTGCGAAATCTACGGCAGACTTGGGCAGTCCACTGCTTACACAAAAGGCATTGCAATCTTTTATTCAGAATCAGTACGGTGCTTATGTATCCCGATTGAGGGATGAATTGTATTCTCGTTTGTGCGCAGCATCTGAAGTGCTGGAAGAGCATGCTCCTATGGGAATGCAATGGCGCTTGCCGGAGGGAGGACTCAATCTGTGGCTCCAACTCCCGAGTAACTTGGATATGCGTGAGCTGCATCATCAATCACTTTCTGCAGGGGTCTCTTTCCTCCCTGGTTCCGCCTGTTATGTAGGGGAGATGGATACACCAAGTCTGCGTATCTGCTTCACTGTAACAAACGTTGAGCTTTTGTGTGAAGGCCTTCGTGTGCTTTGCGGAGTCATTGACAGCGTATCACCTGGGCAGGGTGGGACAGTGGCGGACAGGCTACCGCTCATATAA
- a CDS encoding S8 family peptidase has translation MSRPKWINWALAAGAGALALTLLLPTSNRPEPKPSALSDSAHEEHTSKQRLKVQDVKATDLLTRMDAKQHLSIMLEKTATMNAAQVSRYVNDLRGSHEHIKSIHLMNINGSFNKPFDQASTQGSKLEQQKLQHALNLAKKAVNKRQSFESSSFPLGKEKYFVMGQPSKDGKRAVIALFSQNVLNAVEEHQRKNLRMIPYPREGKFKIESVHPDTLNEITVKTGHDNANASHFYENEIVIRFRQDPGERDMRIIKSDLRSNSIRKLGYTYVFRSENMSYKQLHSYFESKWNPLYMEPHYMYLTNDTVTEQTDVTIPNDILFSDYQWNLPAIETNRGWNITRGNKDVIVAVVDTGVDMNHPDLKGKLLDGYNVVEPGSKPMDDVGHGTHVAGIIGAIVNNNEGVAGMSWYNKVLPVKVLDNSGSGTTYAVAEGIIWAADHGAKVINMSLGNYADAQFLHDAIKYAFDRDIVLIAATGNDNTERPGYPAAYPEVFAVSATDPDMSKASYSNYGDYVDVMAPGSSIASTYPNNQYAALSGTSMASPHVAALAGLIRSLNPDLTNTEVMDLMRQSVIDLGDPGHDKYFGYGQIDVYKALQAASGNSAPLQFWPQHVRQQMDNTMKKYTQ, from the coding sequence ATGTCCAGACCGAAATGGATTAACTGGGCCCTAGCAGCTGGTGCGGGAGCACTCGCTCTGACACTTCTGCTTCCAACATCAAATCGTCCCGAACCCAAGCCTAGTGCCCTGTCTGATTCTGCTCATGAAGAGCACACGAGTAAACAGCGTCTGAAAGTGCAGGATGTCAAAGCGACCGATCTTCTGACCCGCATGGATGCCAAGCAGCATCTCAGTATCATGCTGGAAAAAACCGCCACAATGAATGCTGCGCAGGTGAGTCGATATGTGAATGATCTCCGAGGTTCACATGAACATATCAAATCCATTCATCTCATGAACATCAATGGCTCATTCAATAAACCGTTTGATCAGGCTTCCACACAAGGAAGCAAGTTGGAACAACAGAAGCTTCAACATGCGCTGAACCTTGCCAAAAAAGCGGTAAACAAACGTCAAAGTTTTGAATCCTCTTCTTTTCCTTTGGGAAAAGAAAAATATTTTGTTATGGGGCAACCCTCCAAAGATGGCAAAAGAGCGGTAATTGCCTTGTTCAGCCAGAACGTATTAAATGCTGTTGAAGAACATCAGCGCAAAAATCTGCGCATGATCCCTTATCCGCGTGAGGGTAAATTCAAAATTGAGTCTGTTCACCCGGATACACTTAACGAAATCACAGTGAAAACCGGACATGATAACGCCAATGCCAGTCATTTTTACGAAAATGAAATTGTCATCCGTTTTCGCCAGGATCCCGGTGAACGTGATATGCGTATCATTAAATCTGATCTAAGGTCTAACTCAATACGCAAGCTGGGATACACGTATGTTTTTCGGTCAGAAAACATGAGTTACAAGCAATTGCATAGCTATTTCGAAAGCAAATGGAATCCACTCTATATGGAGCCCCACTACATGTATTTAACCAATGATACCGTAACTGAACAAACCGATGTAACGATACCCAATGACATTTTGTTCTCCGATTATCAGTGGAACCTGCCTGCAATTGAGACAAACAGAGGTTGGAATATTACCAGAGGAAACAAAGATGTCATCGTTGCAGTGGTCGACACGGGGGTTGATATGAATCACCCTGACCTGAAGGGCAAGCTCCTTGATGGTTATAATGTGGTTGAACCGGGTAGCAAACCGATGGATGATGTGGGACATGGCACACACGTCGCAGGCATTATCGGCGCTATTGTCAACAATAATGAAGGCGTGGCAGGCATGAGCTGGTATAACAAGGTACTACCGGTTAAAGTACTCGACAACTCGGGTTCTGGTACCACGTATGCCGTTGCCGAAGGCATCATCTGGGCAGCCGATCATGGAGCCAAAGTGATCAACATGAGTCTGGGCAATTATGCTGATGCACAATTTCTTCATGATGCCATTAAATATGCTTTTGACCGGGATATCGTCCTGATTGCAGCAACAGGGAACGATAATACAGAGCGTCCAGGATACCCTGCTGCTTATCCGGAAGTATTTGCCGTATCTGCTACGGACCCGGATATGAGCAAAGCTTCCTATTCCAACTATGGGGATTATGTGGATGTGATGGCCCCGGGGTCCAGTATCGCCAGTACCTATCCAAACAATCAGTATGCGGCCTTGTCTGGAACGTCCATGGCTAGCCCCCATGTAGCCGCACTTGCAGGTTTGATTCGTTCGTTAAACCCGGATTTGACCAACACGGAAGTGATGGATTTGATGCGACAAAGTGTTATTGACCTCGGTGATCCGGGTCACGATAAGTATTTCGGCTATGGCCAAATCGATGTCTATAAGGCATTGCAAGCCGCATCAGGCAACAGCGCTCCTTTGCAGTTCTGGCCGCAACATGTCAGACAACAAATGGATAATACAATGAAAAAGTATACCCAGTAA
- a CDS encoding YpuI family protein, producing the protein MSAANVQKTCESTREKLKPAIDRIEKFLNENALPELDQNQTEESTTFYKGFLSDLRHLLVFSEVSYEKLGVVLRRANFDVDFAEKALYNTYHQCVNSFFYPKNECYSEDGRYAYTGQDAIRFRDKPIRAVRDVILEISKTYEELRDDLAYYESDYLTQRRMQNQRNHA; encoded by the coding sequence ATGTCAGCAGCCAATGTACAGAAAACATGTGAGTCAACTAGGGAAAAGTTAAAACCGGCTATCGATCGGATTGAAAAATTTTTGAATGAGAATGCTTTGCCTGAACTGGATCAGAATCAGACGGAAGAATCAACAACCTTCTACAAAGGATTTCTTTCAGATCTCCGTCATTTGCTCGTTTTTTCTGAGGTTTCTTACGAAAAACTTGGCGTTGTGCTGCGTCGTGCCAACTTTGATGTCGATTTTGCCGAAAAGGCTCTTTATAATACGTATCACCAATGCGTAAACAGCTTTTTCTATCCCAAAAATGAATGTTATTCCGAAGACGGAAGATACGCTTACACAGGACAAGATGCTATTCGTTTTCGTGACAAGCCAATTCGTGCAGTGCGGGATGTCATTCTTGAGATTTCCAAAACGTACGAAGAATTGCGCGATGATCTGGCATATTATGAAAGTGATTACCTGACTCAGCGCCGTATGCAAAATCAACGGAATCACGCTTAA
- a CDS encoding DUF1540 domain-containing protein, which translates to MSQDKPIVKCSVSNCNFWGENNFCQADAIMIDIDQHATRRLHEEFAGETFDSDHHDHARTSSATCCHTFKPK; encoded by the coding sequence ATGAGCCAAGACAAACCAATTGTCAAATGCAGCGTCTCCAACTGCAACTTTTGGGGAGAGAACAACTTCTGCCAAGCTGATGCCATCATGATTGACATTGACCAACATGCCACCCGTCGTCTGCATGAGGAATTTGCCGGTGAGACATTCGACTCGGATCATCATGATCATGCGCGTACATCCTCTGCAACCTGCTGTCACACGT